A genomic stretch from Plasmodium reichenowi strain SY57 chromosome 4, whole genome shotgun sequence includes:
- a CDS encoding 60S ribosomal protein L7ae/L30e, putative — protein MKEDINKLKNNNDSNLSNDEEEHSVDDEGSINKDDNNNKEKKKGYEKIIEDIKEENKNSYVSKISEPMLKKKYLKNVLKILDYVYYAKLNSSQILKTNNSLDEEKQKLLKKKLIVIGLTQVIKCIRKGYSGIVLIAIDVFPINIICHLPSFCEQYKIPYTFVTTKNKLAHLCKLKRSITCLFILKPDIHISTFEQTINQHCPKKKIHNYQKLYDKLISGVKKNHPFFQS, from the coding sequence atgaaagaagatataaataaattaaaaaataataacgACAGTAATTTAAGCAATGATGAAGAAGAGCACAGTGTAGATGATGAGGGCTCCATTAACAaggatgataataataataaagaaaagaaaaaaggtTATGAAAAGATTATAgaagatataaaagaagaaaataaaaactcTTATGTATCAAAAATAAGTGAGCCAATgttaaaaaagaaatatttaaaaaatgttttaaaaatattagattatgtttattatgcaaaattaaatagttctcaaattttaaaaacaaataattctttagatgaagaaaaacaaaaattattaaaaaaaaaattaatagtTATAGGATTAACACAAGTAATTAAATGTATAAGAAAAGGATATAGTGGTATAGTACTTATTGCAATAGATGTGTTCccaataaatattatatgtcATTTACCTTCATTTTGTGAACAATATAAAATCCCATATACTTTTGTAACAAcgaaaaataaattagCTCATCTATGTAAACTTAAAAGATCTATAACATgcttatttattttaaaaccGGATATTCATATATCAACATTTGAACAAACAATTAATCAACATTGtcccaaaaaaaaaatacataattatCAAAAGTTGTATGACAAGTTAATATCCGGcgtaaaaaaaaatcacCCCTTTTTTCAATCCTAA